The Pseudomonas sp. B21-023 genomic interval ACGCCTGGGCAGGACAGTACCCTCTCAACCACTGCACGTTCACAGGTCATGGCATGAACCGGGGCCGGCATGGCGCTTTCATGGGGTTGCAGACGACCCGGCAGGCTGTCGGTGTGCTCGCGAACATCTTGATGCCTGGCCTCGGGCAAATTTGGGCCGGTCGGCTGGTGCGTCTCGGTCTCCTCGGGCTTCGTCGAGGTGAACGGATGACTGACCGAGTCCTCGGTGAGCGCGGGTGGTTCGAGCACAGGTGGGTAGTGGTCTGCCCGGGCCAGGGCGGGCGCCAATGGATAGCCAAGGCCCAGATGGTCTGGCTCCCGAGGGATGCCCTGCCTGTCTGGCGGGGGTAGCAGCAGCTGTTCGAACAACAGCCGCTGGCTGTTCCGGGGAGGCGAGCGAGGCGTGTCAGTCGAGGGGGGTAGTAAGGCAGGCACAGGCAGGGTCTTCATGGTTGCAAGCCACCGTGTAAACAGTGCTCCTCCAACTCGAACTCCTGCCTGCGCTCCGCCAATCGAGTGGCACGCAGGTGTGCCTGGTCCCGCAGTTGGACGAAACTGTCCCTTTTTTTTCGGGTCTGGGCGAGCTGCGCTTGGGCCTGCTGATGTGCCGTGTACTGGCGCGCCAGTGCAGCCTTGCAGGCAACGACTTGCCCATGCAGGCTCGCTTCGCGCTCACCGAGCAGGCCGACCTGCCGGCGCCAGTGCTCCAAGGCACGACAGTCGGTCAACTGGCCGACATGCGCGGCGAACAGGCGTTGTTGTTCTTCGCGGGACCCGCGGCAAAACGCCAGGTGCGCATCGACGGCCTGTGCCTCGGCTTGCTCTGTCGCCTGTAGAAGGGCCAGCTGGCTTCGCGCTTCACGCTCGGCCCGCTGAAGTCTGCGTTGCTTGATTTTCGCAAGGGCGGTCAGGGGCACCGGGTGATCTCCAGTAGTTGGTCGAGGCTCTGCCGCAGCGAGACGTTTTCGTTGGGGGGCTGGCACAGCCAGGCGCGGATGGCTTCGCGTTTGCCGATGGCCTGGTCCGCGAGTGGATCCTGGCCCTGCGTGTACTCACCGATCCTGAGCAGCAGTTCGACTTCCTCATACCGGGCCATCCATTCGCGCAGTAGTCCGGCGGCGGCACGGTGTTCCGGGCTGACGACCTGGTGCATGACCCGGCTGACCGAGCGCAGCACGTCGATGGCCGGGTAGTGGTTGGCGGCTGCCAGGGCCTGTGACAGGACGATATGGCCATCGAGGATCGAGCGGGTTTCCTCGGCGATCGGTTCGTTCAGGTCATCGCCTTCCACCAGCACCGTGTAGAGTGCGGTGATCGAGCCCTTGGCCGATTGCCCGGCGCGTTCCAGCAGGCGCGGCAACTGGGCGAACACCGAAGGCGGAAAGCCGCGCCGGGTCGGCGGTTCGCCCGCGGCCAGGCCGATCTCCCGCTGGGCCCGGGCGAAGCGGGTCAGGGAATCCATCAGCAACAGGACCTTGTTGCCCTGGTCGCGGAAATATTCGGCGACGCTGGTGGCGACGAAGGCCGCCCGGGCGCGCTCCATGGCCGGGCGGTCGGAGGTCGCGACCACCAGCACCGCACGCCGCAGGCCGTGCTCGCCGAGTTCGTGGTGAATGAATTCACGTACCTCGCGACCGCGCTCGCCGATCAGGGCGAGCACGATCACGTCTGCCTCGGCGTTGCGCAGCAGCGTGGCCAGCAGGGTGCTCTTGCCGCCACCGGCGGGGGCGAAGATGCCTGTGCGTTGCCCTTCGGCACAGGTGAGCAGGCCATCGATACAGCGCACACCCAGGCTCAAGGGGGTATCGACCAGCTTGCGGCTCAGTGGCGATGGCGCGTCCCTATGCACGGGGTACCAGGCTTGTGGTGCAGCCGGCGGGCTGCCGTCGAGCGGGTTGCCCAGGCCATCCAGCACCGTCCCCAGCAAATGCTCGCCTACACCCACGCGGTGCATGCCGCCGGTGGGGCATACCTCGGTGCGCGTGCACAGCCCCTGCATGTCGCCCAGCGGAGCGAGCAGCGCCTGGTCCTGCTGCAGGCCGATGACTTCGGCCAACAGTTCAGGCAGGCCGCCCGGCCTGCGCAGCCGGCACAGTTCGCCGACCTGCACGCCGGGCGCCAGTGCACGGATCAAGGTGCCGGTGACCTGGGTGACCTTGCCGTTGGCTTGCACCAGTGTGGCGTTGTTCACGGCGGCCAGCAGGGCCTGGGGAGTCTGGAGCAGCGATGGCGGCATGGGAAAGGTTGCAGCGCGAATGATGGGCGCCATTCTAGGTAGCCTGCCGCGCAGCGGATTTCACTGTGAGGCGCATGTTTTTAGTTTTCGGTCGGACGCTGTCGCGCTTGGCGACAGGCTAAAAAGAAGCGGCCAGTGGCAACAGAGGGGCGCAGGGCTTACCTCTAGCATGGCGCTCATTCTTTGATGCGACGACGAGGTGGGGATGAGCGAAGGCGTCGGCTTTTTACGCAGTGAACCGGGACTGGCCATGCTGCCCGGTTGGGAGGCGCAGGGGCAGTCGGTCCTGCAAGCGCGGCAGGTGGCGCCGATGGCGCAGCAGGCCAGCATGGCGGAGGAGGTGTCCATGGCGTTCTCGTCACTGGCCAACGCGCGGCTCAGTACCCGCAGCCGCGTCACCGATGCGCGCCAGCTGGGTTTGCGCGCGGGCCAGGAGGCCGAGGCCATGCTGGCCAAGGTGCCGGATGTGCAGCGTCGATCACTGGATGAGCTGGTGGCCTGGTTGCGCCAGCACCCTCAGCTGACTCCGGGTGAGCTGCAGGCCCGCCTGGATGGATTTTCTGCTGAGGCCTGTCATCGCTACCTGGCGTTGGCCTATGCCCGCGACGCGTTGGGCACGACGGTTGATGCGCATGGCTTGGCCGGCAAGCTGGACCAGGCCATGGCAGCCTTGACGCAGACCCATGGCCAGGCGATCGAGCTGGGCATCGAGATCGGTCCGCTGGCCCAGGCAACGCAGGCGCAGGGGGTGGCCGAAGTGGTAGCGTTGCGCGGCGTGTACTGCGATTTCCTGTGCGACTATCGCGGGCTCAGGCATGCCTGGGATGAGCTGCGTGCGCGCTTTGGCGATGCCGCCATCGACGACATCGCGCAGTTCATGCTCAACGGCCTGGCCAGCCATATCAATGGGCCGTCCTCGAGCCTGGACAGTAACCGGCTGCAACAGGTCATCAGCGACATGAAGCTGGTGCAGGCGCTCAAGAAACTGGAAGGCGACACTGTCGCGCTGTTCCGCCAGCTTGCCGGAGAGCCCAGTGGCGTACGGACCTTCTGACCTGGTCAGCGACTTGCTGGCGTTGATCGACAAACGCTGGGCAACGGTGCAGGACATCCAGCGCCTGCTCGCGGCGTTGCCGCTTGGCCCGCAGGTGCAACGTATCCAGTGCCTGCGGGAGTTACAGCGGATCTTCCGTCTGCTGCCCGTGCAAGTATTCAGCGACGAGGCGCAACGCGAGCATCTGTTGGCAGTCTGGCAGTTGGCCATGGACCAGGCCGTCGACGATGAGGAGGCGATGCTGTGCGGCGCGCGGGAGGCATGAGCATGGGCTTTTGCACGGCAGCCGTGGCCCAGTTCTGTCGCGACTTGGGTGTGGCGCCAGCGCAACCGCAGGAACCTTTGCTGCGCCTGGAGTTGCCAGGTGCAGGCGTTTTGCAGCTCGAACGGCTAGCAGGGCAGTTGACGCTGTGGCTGGATTTTTCCGTGCACGGGGCGATGTTCGAGCGCGCCATGCGGTGTGCGCTCAGGCAGGTGTACGAACACCAGGCCTGTGGTTGCCTGCTGCGCTGTGGTCTGCTTGCCAACGATCATCTGGTGCTGCTGGCAGGCCTCGACGAACACGGTTTGACCGAGCAGGCCTTGCATCGGGCCTATCGCTTGCTGACGCGGGTACGCACCGAGGTGTTGGCAGCATGAGCGTTATCGAGCTGGCCGGGCAGGCCCATGATTTCTCGCTGCCGTGGGCGCCAGCCGACGCGGCGCTTGCCCAGCCAGAATGCGACGCTCTGCCTATGCCGGGGCAGCCGGTGCAGGCGCACTTGCGTGAGCTGTACCCGCAGCATCAGGCGGCACGCCTGCGTCTGGCGTACGCCAGGCCCGAACATGAACTGCGCAGCCTTTACAACCCGCAGCATTTCACCCGAGCACTGGGCTCGCTGGTGGAACAGCTGCTTGCCTCGCAGGCCCCCGGGTGCCCAGAGGCGGCGGCACTGGTGCAAGCGCTACTGGCCGACCGCCGTACGCTGGAGTGCTGCGTTAACGTCCTGCTCAAGGTGTGAATACATGAAATTGTCGAACGAACAGCAGGATGTCTTGCAGTTGTTGGCCTGGTTGCATCTGCAATGCGGTTGGCCCGAACGGGCGCGGGTGTTGCTGGAGGTGCTGTTGCGCGCCGATCCCCAGCATCGCGCCGGGTGTCGAGCCGCAGTGGTGGTGGCGCTGGAGCTGGGCGATTGGGCGGGGGCCGAACGTCAGTGCCTGGCGCTGCGTGACGCGGGCGAGCTGCAGCCGCCCTTGTGGCTGTGCCTGAGCCAGGCACAGCAAATGGCCGGCCGATTGGAGCAGGCCCAGGCCACCTATGCCGAGTACCAGCGGCGCAAGGCATGCCCATGAATCAGCTGCCCCGAATACTTGGCCAGATCGGCGCACGCAAGGACCTGATGCTGGCCGTGATGTTGCTGGCGGTGGTGTTCATGATGATCCTGCCGCTGCCGCCCCTGCTGCTGGACTTGCTGATCGCCCTGAACATCACCATCGCCGTAGTGCTGCTGATGATGTCGGTGTACGTGGTCTCGCCGCTGCATTTCTCGGTGTTCCCCTCGGTGCTGCTGGTCACCACGCTGTTCCGCCTGGCGCTGTCGATCAGTACCACGCGGATGATCCTGCTGGAGGCCGATGCCGGGCAGATCGTGCAGACCTTCGGCGACTTCGTGGTGGGCGGCAACCTGGTGGTGGGCTGCATCCTGTTCCTGATCATCACCATCGTGCAGTTCCTGGTCATCACCAAGGGCGCCGAGCGGGTGGCGGAAGTCAGCGCGCGGTTTTCCCTCGACGCCATGCCGGGCAAGCAGATGAGCATCGACGGCGACCTGCGCGCCGGCGTCATCGACGTCAACGAAGCCCGTGAGCGCCGCGGCGAGGTGGAGAAGGCCAGCCAGATGTTCGGTGCCATGGATGGCGCGATGAAGTTCGTCAAGGGCGACGCTATCGCCGGGTTGCTGATCATCATCGTCAACCTGCTGGCAGGGCTGGCCATCGGCGTGATGCAGAAGGGCATGAGCGCGGGTGACGCGCTGCAGCTCTACGCGGTACTCACCGTCGGTGACGGTATGGTCAGCCAGGTGCCGGCGTTGTTGATCGCCATCACGGCGGGAATCATCGTCACCCGTGACGGTCAAGGCGCCCATGACTTGGGGGCGAATATCGGCAGCCAGGTCATGGCGCAGCCCAAGGCGCTGCTGATCGGTGGCGCCTTGCTGGGGTTGTTCGGTCTCATCCCGGGCTTCCCGACAGTCACGTTCTTCATTCTCGCATTGATGGTCGGGGGCGGTGGCTGGTGGGCGCTCCGCCAGCGGCGTGTCGAAGAGGCTGACCAGCAGCACAGTGGCGGTCTGCCGGCGTTGCTGGCCAATGGTGCCGGTGCGCCAGCGCTGAAACCCGCAGGCAAGGCGAAGATGGGCGCCGACCCGCAGGCCTTTGCCCTGACGGTGCCCTTGCTCATCGATGTGGACAGCGAGTTGCAAGCCGCCCTGGAGGCCGCCTCGTTGAACGATGAACTGGCACGGGTCCGCCAGGCGCTCTACCTGGACCATGGCGTGCCGTTCCCTGGTATCCGCCTGCGTTTCAACAGCGCGCTTGGCCCTGGGGAGTACCGCATCCTGTTGCAGGAAGTGCCGGTGGCGCGAGGCGAACTGATGCCTGGGTATCTGCTGGTTCAGGAGCAGCCAGCTCAGCTGGCGCTTGTCGGCGTGCCCTACGTAGAGGGCCAAGCGCTGTTGTCTGGGCGTGCCAGCCTTTGGGTGGAGCAGGACCTGCGTGATTGCCTGGAGCGTGCCGGCTGTGCCTTCCTGGCAGTCGACCAGGTACTTGCCTGGCACCTGTCCCATGTCTTGTGCGAATACGCCGGGGATTTCATCGGCATCCAGGAGACCCGCTACCTGCTGGAGCAGATGGAGCAGGGCTATGGTGAGCTGGTCAAGGAGGTACAGCGGATCCTGCCGTTGCAGCGAATCAACGAGGTCTTTCAGCGGTTGGTGGGCGAGGGCATCTCGATCCGCAACATGCGTTCGATCCTCGAGGCCCTGGTCGAATGGGGGCAGAAGGAAAAGGACGTGGTGCAGTTGGCCGAATATGTGCGCAGCAGCCTCAAGCGCTACATCTGCTACAAGTACGCCAGTGGCCACAACCTGCTGCCGGCCTACCTGCTCGACCCGGCGGTCGAGGAGATGATCCGCAACGGCATCCGCCAGACCAGCGCCGGCAGCTACCTGGCCCTGGAACCTGCGCAGAGCGATGCCTTTCTCGCCCAGGTCAAAGCTGCGGTGGGCAACCTGCATGAAGCCCAGGCAAGGCCCGTGCTCGTGGTGTCCATGGACATCCGGCGCTATGTGCGCAAGTTGGTCGAAGGCGTTTATTCCGACTTGCCTGTGCTGTCCTTTCAGGAACTCACCACGCAGATCAACATCCAGCCACTGGGGCGCATTGGCTGACGCCATTCTGGCGTCAGAAACCGTACCCCTGAACTACAAAATCGCGGCCGGGCCTGACGGAACGACCGCCACCGCCTCATTAGACTGCATCTGTCGGTACCTCGACCTGGTCATGGCCAGGCTCACCTCGAGACGGGGTAACCAGCCAATCGGAAGCAGATGATGAGCAGTTCTATCGATGTATTGAATCGCCCTGCGCCCTTGTCGCCTGTCGATCGCGTGGCCCCCCCGCCGATCTGGGTGGACATTCAGAGGGTGGAGCGGTTTCTCGACCAAAACGCGATCACGGCAGCGGATGGTCAAGGCCTGCCTTTGAGCCGCGAGTACCGGCGCCAGGTCATAGAGACCTTGCTGGGCCCCGAGGGGCAGGCGCGATTGGCGCAGAGCCGACCCTACTTCGACAGCCTGCTGCCGCATCCGCTGCCCGACCAGCCTGTCGATGCGCTGATCCAGTTGCTGGAAGCCTATGCGGCGTGGTTGCCGGGCGCACCCGTGCAGCTGGTGAACCTGGGCGAACGGCTACGCATGGACGAGCTGGTAATGGCGGCGATGGGTTTGCGCATGCGCAAGCAGAAAGCCGAGCGTACCGAGCTCAGCGAGCAACTGAAGAGCCTCACCGCGGAGCTGAAGATCTTCAGCGTGATCCAGTCCAAGGTCAACGTGGTCATGGCAGCCAAGGGCACCTTCGATCTTCAGGACCCGGGCTTCAACCTCTTCGACCCGAAGTTGTACGACCTGGATGCGGCTGCCTGGGAAACCAGCCCTGAACGCCGATTGCTTGCGTCGTACGGCAATGCAGTCGTGACGGTGCGGCAGTTCCTGGCAGACACGCCCACTGGCATTTCGCCCAACGGCAGTGATCGTCGTCCACACAGGGTCAGCGGACCGATGGATGGCCTGGAATCGCAATATAGCTGGCACAAGGACAACAACCCGCTGGCCAACTTCTCCCAGGCCTTGAGCGATCGCACCCGCATCGTCAACGACAAGGTGACCGAGCAGACCACCCTGCTCAATGACGTGGGGTCGCGGTACACCACCTCCACCGAGGTGATGATGAAGTTCGTCGAGACGTGGTTCTCGATGCTGTCGAAGATTATGCAGAACTGAGGTGATTGATGACTGCAGCACAACAGATAGGCGCCGATGCCATCGAGGCCGAGGCGATCGAAGGTTTCTTCGCTGAGGGCGGCACGTTCGCCATGTTGCGCGGGATTGGCGCGGCACAGCTTGAAACGCTCTATGCCCAGGCATTCGGCTTCTACCAGGGGGGGCGGTTGGAGGATGCCTTGACGATGTTCAAGGGGCTGGCGGCGCTCGACCACTACGACGCCCGGGCATTTCTCGGGGTGGCAGCCTGCTACCAGGCGTTGCAGCGTTATCAGGAGGCGTTACCGGCCTACGCCTACGGCGCAATGCTTGCACCGCACGACCCACGTTTCTGCTTGCATGCCGCTGAATGTCAACAGCATCTGGGTGACCTGGTTTCGGCCCGCAGCGGCTACGAACACGCGCAGGCGTTGGCAGAGAACGGTGAACAGGGTGGTTTGGCGAGCAGGGCACAGGGGCTACTTGAGGCATTGCGACAGAAGGAGGCTGCGAGCCATGCGAACTGAACACTTCGTCACTGAAGCGCGGGTGATCGCGGCTGCAAGCGAGATTGAAACGCCAATGACGGGCACGGCCGTCCGCTTGCCAGGCGATACCGGTATGGCCTCGGTAGCCACGCCATCCCGGCCTGATCGTAATGTCAGGTTGGACCCTCCGGTGATTCAGGAGTCTCTGGCAACCGGACGCGACCTTCACGGCCTGCTCGATAAAAGTGTCGACCCCGGGCGCTTCATGCAGCCGGCATTGGCCACGCTACCCGATGTCGGAGCGTTGATACTCGGGCAGCTCGCCGGAGAGATTTCCGATGCCGAGCTGGATATCCGCCTCACTGAACTGCTGAGCCGGTTGGGCGCCCGCCAGACCGAACTCAACCTGCAGCAAGTTCGGCAGATGACCGAGCAGAACCGCCAGCAGATGGCGCTCAACGCGCAGAAAATGGCAGAGGTGAGCCAGCGCCATCAGGACGCCGGCACGGCGAGTGTTTTTGCCAAGGTCTTCGGCTGGGCAGCGGCCATCGTGTCCATCGTGGTCGGCACGGTGATGGTTGCGACGGGCCTGGGCGCCGTGGCGGGCGCCCTGATGATCGCCGGTGGCGTCATGGGGGTCGTGTCCATGTCGTTGAACCAGGCAGCCGAGGACGGGCATATCTCCAAAGAAGTGATGAAGTACCTCGGGCCTGCGCTGATGGCGGTGGAAGTCGCCCTGGCCCTTGCCTCGGTGGTGCTCACCTGTGGCGGCAGCCTTGCGGTGGTCGCGGCCAAAGTGGCCGGCAGGGTGAGTGGCAAGGCTGCGCAGGTTGCCCTGTCGGTGGGCCAGAAAATCCAGAGTGTGGCCTCCAGCGGGGGCTCCTCGGTTGCCAGCGCGGGCACCCAGGCCAAGCTGCAGATGACCTTGACCGGTGCCGGCATGGCGACCGCCACGCTGTCGGGCGCAGGTGAGGCTGCCAGTTCGGTGATGCAAGGGCTGGCGCTGCGCAGCGAGGCCCAACTGGCCGAAATGCGCCTGGTGCTGGAGCAGGGCCATGGCTATCTCGAGCAACTGGCCAAGGAACTTGAACAACTACTCGCAAAGAAGCAGCAACGCTTCGAGCAACTGCTGGAAATGTTGAGCGTACGCCACAAAGCCTGCGCGGACATCGCCTGTCGAAACGTCATCGCTTGATCAAGGAGCAATCATGAATCTGTCTATTACCAACATCGATCATATGCCCGCCCTGGATTCCCCATCACCGCTGAGCGAGGGACACAATGCCGCGAAGCCGTTGTGGGCGATGCTGGCAATGCCGTGTCCGGCAGCGAGAGCGAAGATCTGCGCGCGGCCAGGGCAAGTCGACCTGGATGCGCCACAGGCGATGCCTTGCAGCCAGGATCTTCAGAGCCTGCTGGCCATTCTCCGCGCTGCCATGCAGGTGCGCGACGGTAACGCGCAAGGGCGCAGAACCCAGGCTGAGGTCAGCGTGCAGGCCAGCAAGGAACAGATCGGCTGGATGAGAACCGCCAGCAACGCGCTGTTCGCCTCGGCGGTTGTCAGTGGTGCTTTGAGTGTTTTCACGTTGGCCAGTGGCACCATCGGCATGCGCCGAAACCTGGATGATGCGAGCACGATCAAAAGCCTGGAACAAGCCAACCATACCGCCAGATATGATCAGCCTGGCGAGGTGACAATGGCCTCGAAAAAACAGATCGACTCGAATCGTATCGAGGTCAAGCATCTGCAGAACGGCATCGATACCCGCAACACCACCTTGCACACGCTCAATGGGGTGGCACAAAGCGGGGCTGCATTCGGCACCGGCATCGCCCACGCCATCAAGTCGTTGCAGGATGTGTGGGCCAAGGAGCAGGAACTTGAAGCAACGGTTGCTGGCAACCAGAAGGAGCTGTTCCAGCGCAACACCGATGACCTGGCGAAAGTGATCGACCAGCTTCGCCAGCTCATTCAGGAGATCCTGCGTAACGACAACCAAGGATTCAGGGCCGCGGGCGTGATGGTATGAGCGCGTCGCGCAGCATGAACATCGACAGAGGCCGCGGTCTTTTCTTCCGGTATTTTGATAGAGGTTTGCAGAATGATTGAATCGGTTTCCACGGCTTGGGTATTTGGTGCCAGCCTGAATCCAGTCAATGAGCGCAGTGACTGCGCACAGGTCAAGACCAGCGAGTCCGCGCAGCGCTTGGCCCGTCACGAGGAGCCGCAGAAACATGGCATCCTGATGCGGCTGTTCATTACGATTGCCGCGTTCTTCGGCTTTCGCACCGGTGGCCTGGCGGGTGGGACGCAGGCCACGGCCTCGGCGCCGGACGTGATGCGCTCACTCAACGAACAGATGGCCAAGGGACTCCCGGATGTCATGAGGTCGCAGGCAAGCGGAATACTGGCCAAGCAGGAAAGCCTGCCAACCGAGCAGTTCATGGCCAGCTATACGGAGCAGCTCACGGGCAGCAACATCATGCGTAACGCCAACTGCCTGTTGTCGAATGTCGTCAAGTTGGGCGAGCTTGTACCTGCGCTGAAGGTTGCGACGAGCATCAACGAGGTCGATATCGTCGGCGGATATTCTTTGAAGGAAGCCCAGTTCCCGGACAATATCGCACTGATGCAGAGCGACCCGAAGGCTGCCGCCAGGGTGCTCGATGCGGTAATGTTCCTGGCCTCGCGATTTGCCGAGTTTCCGGACCCCGAGCAGGTGGGACCTGAAGCGATGGTGGCGTTCGTCAAAGAGGTTGATGCCGAGTTCATTGAGTTGTTTGCCCAGAAGCCTGGGGTGCAGGTACCAGCCGTCGTGGTGGATGCACGCGAAGATGACCCTTCGGTGAGGGCCGACACTTTGGGCGGAGCGAGCGATGCTCAACGTGTGAAACCTGAAGAAGTTTACGACACGACGACTGTCAGTCAGCCTGATCCGGTAACGTCGTTGAAAGCCATCAAGCTCGGCTTTGTCAAGATTGACGACGAGGTCGCGTTGCCAACGCGCAATGACTTCTACGCGACCATGAATTCGCTGCAGCGGCCGACCAGTCCGCTCTCCGAGTCGTTTGAGCATCTGGAGCATCTTGCCGAACATGGCAGTGCTGCCGAGAAGGCAATCGCTTCAATGGTCCTGGACCACCAGGCAATAGGGCAGTCCCACTCTTACGGCGATCTCTTCGGGCAGCGCAAGCTGGAGCCCAATCTGCTGCAGGCCCACTCCGCGCACTCGTTCGTGGACACGCTGCAGAAGAAGCTGGACATGGCAGCACGCCTGCTAGGTGACCTGCAAGCCGCCCACGCGGCTTGAGTGCAACGCTGGCTGGGGGCTTCGGGCTTCAGCCAGCTCTTCGAATTCCCGCCCGCTCACCCCGTGTGAAACCAGCCCAGGGTGATTATCGTCACCACGAGATAGCGCCCGCCCTTGGCCACGGTGACCAGCAGCACGAAGCGCCAGAAAGGCTCGCGCATGATCCCAGCGATCAAGGTCAGTGGGTCGCCGATCACCGGCATCCAGCTCAGCAGCAACGACCATTGCCCCCAGCGTTGGTAGCGCTGCTGGGCGCGCTCCAGCTGGCGGGCGCTGAACGGGAACCAGCGTTTGTCGCGCAGGTGCTCGATGGCCCGGCCCAGCAGCCAGTTGACGATGGACCCCAGCACATTGCCGAGCGTGGCGACCAGCAGCAGGGTTGCCCAGGCTTGCGGGTCGCGCAGCAGCAGGCCGACCAGCACCGCCTCCGATTGCAGTGGCAGCAGGGTGGCGGCGCCGAAGGCGCTGAGGAACAGCGCCCAGAGGCTGAGCATCAGTAGTTGGCGACCACGGTGTCGCGGTCGTCCAAGGTCACGCCGATGACCTGGTAGGCGTCCTTGTGGTCACCCATCTCCATGCCCGGCGAGCCCATGGGCATGCCGGGCACGGCCAGGCCCTTGAGGTCGGCGCGGCTGGCCAGCAGGCGCACCTGCTCGGCCGGCACATGGCCTTCGACGAACTTGCCGTTGATCACGCCGGTATGGCACGACGCCAGGCGTGGCGCCACGCCCAGGCGCTGCTTGACCGCGCTCATGTTCGGCTCGACATGGTCGTTGACGGTGAAGCCGCTATCGCCCAGGTGCTTGATCCACGCCTTGCAGCAGCCGCAGTTGGGGTCGCGGTAGACGTCGATGGTCTCGGCGGCCTGGGCCAGGCCGGTGATGGCCAGCAGGCCAAGGGTGAGCAGGTGTTTGCGCAGCATGGTGAAGCTCCTGTGAAACTAAACATATCTGGTTGATCAGCGCCGCTCCTACAGGGACACTGGCAGCTCATAAAGGACCGGCGTCAAATTTCAGAAACGCAGGCGGACCCCGGCCACCAACCGGGTCTGGCCGATGTCCTCGTCATTTTCTCGGGCCTGGTCGGCGCGGTTGCCGTGCAGGCGGTTGAAGCTGACCCCGACGTAGGGCGCGAACGCGCGCGTGATCTCGTAGCGCAGGCGCAGGCCCACCTCGCTTTCGGCCAGCCCCGCGCCTTGTTCGCGCCCGCCGTCGTTGCGCCCGAAGAAGTTGGCTTCGACGGTCGGTTCGAGGATCCAGCGATTGGTCAGCAGCATAGCGTAACCGGCCTCCAGGCGCAGCGCGGTCTGCTGCCGCTCGCCGGCATAGGCGGTGGCTTCCAGCTCCAGGCCGTAGAGCGGCGTGCCCTGGATGCCGAAGGCTGCCCAGCTTTGGCCGCTGGCGGGCTTGAAGTCCTGGCGCACACCGCCGACCAGTTCCCACCAGGGGCTGATGGCATGGCCCCAGAGCGCCTGCAGCTCAGCTTTGTGGGTCTTGCCCTGTTCACGCTCACCCTCGCTGCGCAGCCACAGGCGGTCTATATCGCCGCCGACCCAGGCGGTAGCGTTCCAGTTCAGGGCGCCTCTGTTTTCGAAGTTCTGGTACTCCAGCTGGTCGACGATCACTGCCCAGTTGGTTGCCCGGTCGTGCACCTGATGCCCTGGCAGGAGCGGGAAGGCGGCGCGGCGGTCGGCGTCGGTGACTACCGGCAAGGGTGTGCGTGGTTGGTCGGGGGGCGTCGCCGCGTGGTTCATCAGGCTGTGGTCCATGGGCATGCTGCCATGGTTCATCTGGCCGTGGTCCATTGGCATGGCGCCGTGGTTCTTATGGTCCATGCCCGCAGCCAGGGCCCGTTCGCTGGCCAGCAAGGCCATCAGTGCGACACCGGTGACGATACGGCGGTTGCAGTTCTCATTCATCGACCCGTACCTCGCGGAACATGCCGGTCTCCATGTGGTAGAGCAGGTGGCAGTGGTAGGCCCAGCGGCCCAGGGCGTCGGCGGTCACACGGTAGCTGCGCCGGCTGCCGGGAGGGATGTCGA includes:
- a CDS encoding type III secretion protein → MPLTALAKIKQRRLQRAEREARSQLALLQATEQAEAQAVDAHLAFCRGSREEQQRLFAAHVGQLTDCRALEHWRRQVGLLGEREASLHGQVVACKAALARQYTAHQQAQAQLAQTRKKRDSFVQLRDQAHLRATRLAERRQEFELEEHCLHGGLQP
- the sctN gene encoding type III secretion system ATPase SctN, yielding MPPSLLQTPQALLAAVNNATLVQANGKVTQVTGTLIRALAPGVQVGELCRLRRPGGLPELLAEVIGLQQDQALLAPLGDMQGLCTRTEVCPTGGMHRVGVGEHLLGTVLDGLGNPLDGSPPAAPQAWYPVHRDAPSPLSRKLVDTPLSLGVRCIDGLLTCAEGQRTGIFAPAGGGKSTLLATLLRNAEADVIVLALIGERGREVREFIHHELGEHGLRRAVLVVATSDRPAMERARAAFVATSVAEYFRDQGNKVLLLMDSLTRFARAQREIGLAAGEPPTRRGFPPSVFAQLPRLLERAGQSAKGSITALYTVLVEGDDLNEPIAEETRSILDGHIVLSQALAAANHYPAIDVLRSVSRVMHQVVSPEHRAAAGLLREWMARYEEVELLLRIGEYTQGQDPLADQAIGKREAIRAWLCQPPNENVSLRQSLDQLLEITRCP
- a CDS encoding type III secretion protein; the protein is MKLSNEQQDVLQLLAWLHLQCGWPERARVLLEVLLRADPQHRAGCRAAVVVALELGDWAGAERQCLALRDAGELQPPLWLCLSQAQQMAGRLEQAQATYAEYQRRKACP
- a CDS encoding TyeA family type III secretion system gatekeeper subunit; the encoded protein is MAYGPSDLVSDLLALIDKRWATVQDIQRLLAALPLGPQVQRIQCLRELQRIFRLLPVQVFSDEAQREHLLAVWQLAMDQAVDDEEAMLCGAREA
- the sctW gene encoding type III secretion system gatekeeper subunit SctW, which encodes MSEGVGFLRSEPGLAMLPGWEAQGQSVLQARQVAPMAQQASMAEEVSMAFSSLANARLSTRSRVTDARQLGLRAGQEAEAMLAKVPDVQRRSLDELVAWLRQHPQLTPGELQARLDGFSAEACHRYLALAYARDALGTTVDAHGLAGKLDQAMAALTQTHGQAIELGIEIGPLAQATQAQGVAEVVALRGVYCDFLCDYRGLRHAWDELRARFGDAAIDDIAQFMLNGLASHINGPSSSLDSNRLQQVISDMKLVQALKKLEGDTVALFRQLAGEPSGVRTF
- a CDS encoding type III secretion system needle length determinant codes for the protein MFEQLLLPPPDRQGIPREPDHLGLGYPLAPALARADHYPPVLEPPALTEDSVSHPFTSTKPEETETHQPTGPNLPEARHQDVREHTDSLPGRLQPHESAMPAPVHAMTCERAVVERVLSCPGVSPTQDLQALVDRLQLQVLGCKADNRELTLLRARLPQLGPVEVQMRHVGSGLQVEVQAAPASLRQLQVACADLLDRLQRLDPAQQVSLGFAANGGGEQGSRNRRHVLDEWWPEP
- the sctV gene encoding type III secretion system export apparatus subunit SctV yields the protein MNQLPRILGQIGARKDLMLAVMLLAVVFMMILPLPPLLLDLLIALNITIAVVLLMMSVYVVSPLHFSVFPSVLLVTTLFRLALSISTTRMILLEADAGQIVQTFGDFVVGGNLVVGCILFLIITIVQFLVITKGAERVAEVSARFSLDAMPGKQMSIDGDLRAGVIDVNEARERRGEVEKASQMFGAMDGAMKFVKGDAIAGLLIIIVNLLAGLAIGVMQKGMSAGDALQLYAVLTVGDGMVSQVPALLIAITAGIIVTRDGQGAHDLGANIGSQVMAQPKALLIGGALLGLFGLIPGFPTVTFFILALMVGGGGWWALRQRRVEEADQQHSGGLPALLANGAGAPALKPAGKAKMGADPQAFALTVPLLIDVDSELQAALEAASLNDELARVRQALYLDHGVPFPGIRLRFNSALGPGEYRILLQEVPVARGELMPGYLLVQEQPAQLALVGVPYVEGQALLSGRASLWVEQDLRDCLERAGCAFLAVDQVLAWHLSHVLCEYAGDFIGIQETRYLLEQMEQGYGELVKEVQRILPLQRINEVFQRLVGEGISIRNMRSILEALVEWGQKEKDVVQLAEYVRSSLKRYICYKYASGHNLLPAYLLDPAVEEMIRNGIRQTSAGSYLALEPAQSDAFLAQVKAAVGNLHEAQARPVLVVSMDIRRYVRKLVEGVYSDLPVLSFQELTTQINIQPLGRIG